A genomic region of Vicinamibacterales bacterium contains the following coding sequences:
- a CDS encoding DUF4340 domain-containing protein: MRGLWSTIGLVAVAAGLGAYIYFVDSGRPDTEAKEKLFTVAADDVEELRVVAKGDTTVLKKTDGTWRLVEPVATDADQSDVTSLLGSLTGLEINREVDPKATDLAQYGLSSPKADITFTAKGGVTGRIRLGDQTPTGSDLYAVKDDGGRVVLVSTFVETNLSRSTFELRDRRVLHFERDKADGLEITNAKGTTVLTRSNSDWRVTAPSTARGDYGAIEGLLTRLSTATMSGIEATSADDLEKYGLDTPVSTVVVKTGSSSATLAVGAEADGKTYARDLSRPLVFTVDNTLAGDAAKGADDYRKQELFDFRAFSARQLVLTRGAETITLKKEKGAENTPDKWTLTAGGSTRDADPSKMEDMLAKLSNLRADGFVSAAPAAATPILKVSVEFDEDKKEEASIGRAGTDHFGSRPDETGAMRLTAPAIEEVTKAIDDVLAPPAPTPPPTAAGAAATPEKKP; encoded by the coding sequence ATGCGCGGACTGTGGTCCACGATCGGGCTCGTCGCCGTGGCCGCCGGGCTCGGCGCCTACATCTACTTCGTCGACTCGGGCCGTCCGGACACGGAGGCCAAGGAGAAGCTCTTCACCGTCGCCGCCGATGACGTGGAGGAGCTGCGGGTCGTGGCCAAGGGCGACACCACGGTGCTGAAGAAGACCGACGGCACGTGGCGCCTGGTGGAGCCGGTGGCCACCGACGCCGACCAGAGCGACGTGACGTCGCTGCTGGGGAGTCTCACCGGGCTGGAGATCAACCGCGAAGTGGATCCGAAGGCCACGGACCTGGCGCAGTACGGGCTCTCGTCGCCCAAGGCCGACATCACCTTCACCGCCAAGGGCGGCGTCACGGGTCGGATCCGCCTGGGCGACCAGACGCCGACCGGCAGCGACCTCTACGCGGTGAAGGATGACGGCGGGCGGGTGGTCCTGGTGTCCACCTTCGTCGAGACGAACCTCTCCCGGTCCACCTTCGAGCTCCGCGACCGGCGCGTCCTGCACTTCGAGCGCGACAAGGCCGACGGCCTCGAGATCACCAACGCGAAGGGCACGACGGTGCTGACGCGGTCGAACTCGGACTGGCGCGTGACCGCACCGTCGACGGCCCGCGGCGACTACGGCGCGATCGAGGGTCTGCTCACGCGCCTCTCCACGGCCACCATGTCGGGCATCGAGGCGACGAGCGCCGACGACCTCGAGAAGTACGGGCTCGACACGCCCGTCTCGACCGTCGTCGTGAAGACGGGTTCCAGCAGCGCGACGCTGGCCGTGGGCGCCGAGGCCGACGGCAAGACCTACGCGCGCGACCTCTCGCGGCCGCTGGTGTTCACGGTCGACAACACGCTCGCGGGTGACGCGGCCAAGGGCGCGGACGACTACCGCAAGCAGGAGCTCTTCGACTTTCGGGCGTTCTCGGCCCGCCAGCTCGTGCTGACGCGCGGCGCCGAGACCATCACGCTGAAGAAGGAGAAGGGCGCCGAGAACACGCCCGACAAGTGGACGCTGACCGCCGGCGGCTCCACGCGCGATGCCGACCCCTCGAAGATGGAAGACATGCTCGCCAAGCTGTCGAACCTGCGGGCCGACGGCTTCGTGAGCGCGGCGCCGGCCGCCGCCACGCCCATCCTGAAGGTCAGCGTCGAGTTCGACGAGGACAAGAAGGAGGAGGCCAGCATCGGACGCGCCGGCACCGACCACTTCGGCAGCCGGCCGGACGAGACCGGCGCCATGCGGCTCACGGCGCCCGCGATCGAGGAAGTGACGAAAGCGATCGACGACGTGCTCGCGCCGCCGGCGCCCACGCCGCCGCCGACCGCGGCCGGCGCGGCAGCCACGCCCGAGAAGAAGCCATGA
- a CDS encoding Gldg family protein, with product MATRISAIVGWIGTALVVVALALRFLKPEWDQYRTYAAWAGLAFILVYLLAQWRESATGANARQTRMGTMSVVSVLAMLAILAAINYLGVRQNKRWDLTANQIFSLSDQTLKVIQGLDAPAKITVFDQAANFDRFKDRLEEYQYQNKQLSLEYVDIDRQPALAKAANVTQPGTMVLEYKGRVERITQLDEQDITNAFIKATTGEERKVYFTQGHGEKDPAATDRLGYSGVADALKGDNYAFEKLVLAQSPAVPDGATAVVVAGPVTDFFPAEIDALKAYLDKGGKLMVMLDPPDKPGAPTLPNLTGFLKTWGIEVGDDVVVDASGVGQIFGAGPTVPVAASYPTHAITDRFNLMTAFPLARSLTTTPADGHTAQAFVETSPRSWAEKDVASLSSGTEVSLDESKGDRQGPIVLAAAVSAPLPGQPATPPAPVPTDTPEPPKPETRVVVYGDSDFAANYGLGIQGNRDLFMNSLGWLSQQEGLIAVRARSPEDRRLTMTADQLNRMMILSIFLIPATVFGLGIYTWWRRR from the coding sequence ATGGCGACTCGAATCTCGGCAATCGTGGGATGGATCGGCACGGCCCTCGTGGTCGTGGCGCTGGCGCTGCGCTTCCTCAAGCCGGAATGGGATCAGTACCGCACCTACGCGGCCTGGGCCGGCCTGGCCTTCATCCTGGTGTACCTCCTGGCCCAGTGGCGCGAGTCGGCCACCGGCGCCAACGCCCGCCAGACGCGGATGGGCACGATGTCGGTCGTGAGCGTGCTCGCCATGCTGGCCATCCTCGCGGCGATCAACTACCTCGGCGTCCGCCAGAACAAGCGGTGGGACCTCACGGCGAACCAGATCTTCAGCCTCTCGGACCAGACGCTGAAGGTCATCCAGGGCCTGGACGCGCCGGCGAAGATCACGGTCTTCGATCAGGCGGCGAATTTCGATCGCTTCAAGGACCGGCTCGAGGAGTACCAGTACCAGAACAAGCAGTTGTCGCTCGAGTACGTGGACATCGACCGTCAGCCGGCGTTGGCGAAGGCCGCCAACGTGACGCAGCCGGGCACGATGGTGCTCGAATACAAGGGCCGGGTCGAGCGGATCACGCAGCTCGACGAGCAGGACATCACCAACGCGTTCATCAAGGCCACGACCGGCGAGGAACGCAAGGTGTACTTCACGCAGGGACACGGCGAGAAGGATCCGGCCGCCACCGATCGGCTCGGCTACAGCGGCGTCGCCGATGCGCTGAAGGGCGACAACTACGCCTTCGAAAAGCTCGTGCTGGCGCAGTCCCCGGCCGTGCCCGACGGAGCCACGGCCGTCGTCGTGGCCGGACCCGTGACCGATTTCTTCCCCGCTGAGATCGACGCCCTGAAGGCCTATCTCGACAAGGGCGGCAAGCTGATGGTGATGCTGGATCCGCCCGACAAGCCCGGCGCACCGACGCTGCCGAACCTGACGGGCTTCCTCAAGACCTGGGGCATCGAGGTGGGCGACGACGTCGTGGTCGACGCCTCGGGCGTGGGGCAGATCTTCGGCGCGGGCCCCACCGTGCCGGTGGCCGCCAGCTATCCGACCCACGCCATCACGGACCGCTTCAACCTGATGACGGCCTTCCCGCTGGCCCGCTCGCTCACGACGACGCCCGCGGACGGGCACACCGCGCAGGCGTTCGTCGAGACCAGCCCGCGCAGCTGGGCCGAGAAGGACGTCGCGAGCCTGTCGTCGGGCACGGAGGTCTCGCTGGACGAGAGCAAGGGCGATCGCCAGGGACCCATCGTGCTCGCGGCCGCGGTCTCGGCGCCCCTGCCCGGCCAGCCGGCGACGCCGCCCGCGCCCGTTCCCACCGACACGCCCGAGCCGCCGAAGCCCGAGACGCGAGTGGTGGTGTACGGCGACTCGGACTTCGCCGCCAACTACGGCCTCGGCATCCAGGGCAACCGCGACCTCTTCATGAACTCGCTCGGCTGGCTGTCGCAGCAGGAAGGGCTCATCGCGGTCCGGGCGCGGTCGCCCGAGGACCGGCGACTCACGATGACGGCGGATCAACTGAACCGGATGATGATCCTGTCGATCTTCCTCATCCCGGCGACGGTGTTCGGGCTCGGCATCTACACCTGGTGGCGGAGGCGGTAG
- a CDS encoding ABC transporter permease subunit, which translates to MRNILTIARKEVQAYFASPIAYVVIGFFALLYGYFFYTLLWYFDRQSMQVQPGMGMTMNINQMLIGPVFMNVSVIVLFVMPMITMRTYAEEKRSGTMELLLTSPLTDMQIILGKFLGAMALYGVMLAVTLIHVGFLFVYGQPEWKPVATGYLGLLLMGGCFISAGLLISSLTKNQIVAGMVTFAVFLLLWVVNWIGQSLGPTGQAIVSHLSITDHLDDFARGIIDTKHLVYYASFIVFGLFLTAKSVDSERWRG; encoded by the coding sequence ATGCGTAACATCCTGACGATCGCGCGCAAGGAGGTGCAGGCGTACTTCGCCTCGCCGATCGCCTACGTGGTCATCGGCTTCTTCGCCCTCCTGTACGGCTACTTCTTCTACACGCTGCTCTGGTACTTCGACCGCCAGAGCATGCAGGTCCAGCCGGGCATGGGGATGACGATGAACATCAACCAGATGCTCATCGGTCCCGTGTTCATGAACGTGAGCGTCATCGTGCTGTTCGTCATGCCCATGATCACGATGCGCACCTACGCGGAGGAGAAGCGCTCGGGCACGATGGAGCTGCTGCTCACCTCCCCGCTCACGGACATGCAGATCATCCTGGGCAAGTTCCTGGGCGCGATGGCCCTCTACGGCGTGATGCTGGCGGTGACGCTCATCCACGTCGGCTTCCTGTTCGTCTACGGGCAGCCGGAGTGGAAGCCGGTGGCGACGGGCTACCTGGGCCTCCTGCTGATGGGCGGCTGCTTCATCTCGGCGGGCCTCCTCATCTCGAGCCTCACGAAGAACCAGATCGTGGCGGGCATGGTGACCTTCGCGGTCTTCCTGCTGCTCTGGGTGGTCAACTGGATCGGGCAGTCGCTGGGGCCGACCGGCCAGGCGATCGTGTCGCACCTGTCGATCACCGATCACCTGGACGACTTCGCCCGCGGCATCATCGACACGAAGCACCTCGTCTACTACGCGAGCTTCATCGTGTTCGGACTCTTCCTCACGGCCAAGTCCGTGGACAGCGAACGGTGGCGAGGCTGA
- a CDS encoding ABC transporter ATP-binding protein — protein MIEVQHLSKRYGPFTAVDDVSFSVGAGEILGFLGPNGAGKTTTMRIITGYMPATQGTVTVAGHDVFASPIEAKKHTGYLPETPPLYPDMTVRDYVTFVARIKGVPSREVSGRVDEVMRKTHIADMASRHCGKLSKGYKQRVGLAQALVHNPDVLVLDEPTAGLDPKQIIEARQLIKELGGSHTVVLSTHILPEVSQTCQRVVIIAKGKVVAVDTPDNLTARLRGSETMYLQIAAPGADVVPALSSVPGVTRVKADVNEHGLVSAEVESDHGRDVRRELAAAVVTSGWGLLELRPMRMSLEDIFLSLTTEDADAGASASEGPASPGPDAEASTEGDHA, from the coding sequence GTGATCGAGGTGCAACACCTCAGCAAACGCTACGGCCCGTTCACGGCCGTCGACGATGTCAGCTTCAGCGTCGGCGCCGGTGAAATTCTGGGCTTCCTCGGTCCGAACGGCGCAGGCAAGACCACGACGATGCGGATCATCACCGGCTACATGCCGGCCACGCAGGGCACGGTGACGGTCGCCGGCCACGACGTGTTCGCCTCCCCGATCGAAGCGAAGAAGCACACGGGCTACCTCCCCGAGACGCCGCCGCTCTATCCCGACATGACGGTGCGCGACTACGTGACCTTCGTCGCACGCATCAAGGGCGTGCCGTCGCGCGAGGTCAGCGGCCGCGTGGACGAGGTGATGCGGAAGACGCACATCGCCGACATGGCCTCGCGCCACTGCGGGAAGCTCTCGAAGGGCTACAAGCAGCGCGTGGGCCTGGCGCAGGCCCTCGTGCACAACCCGGACGTGCTGGTGCTCGACGAGCCGACGGCGGGCCTGGATCCCAAGCAGATCATCGAGGCGCGTCAGCTCATCAAGGAACTCGGCGGGAGTCACACGGTCGTCCTCAGCACTCACATCCTGCCGGAAGTCTCGCAGACGTGCCAGCGCGTGGTCATCATCGCCAAGGGCAAGGTGGTGGCCGTGGACACGCCGGACAACCTCACGGCGCGGCTCCGCGGCAGCGAGACGATGTACCTCCAGATCGCCGCCCCCGGCGCGGACGTCGTGCCGGCGCTGTCGTCGGTGCCAGGCGTGACGCGCGTGAAGGCGGACGTGAACGAGCACGGCCTCGTGTCGGCCGAAGTCGAGAGCGACCACGGACGCGACGTGCGGCGGGAGCTGGCGGCAGCCGTCGTCACGAGCGGCTGGGGGCTGCTCGAGCTGCGGCCGATGCGGATGAGCCTCGAGGACATCTTCCTGAGCCTGACGACGGAAGACGCGGACGCCGGCGCCAGCGCTTCGGAGGGCCCCGCCTCCCCGGGGCCGGACGCCGAGGCGTCCACGGAGGGCGACCATGCGTAA
- a CDS encoding penicillin acylase family protein: MKRVVVGIVVLAVIAAGAAWWWLRASVPTYDAEWRLAGLAGPVEVLSDAYGVPHVYARDAGDAWLVAGALHARDRRWQMELYRRAAYGRLSEMLGSATLPIDRRMLTLGIRAAAQAEFARLGSAAKSALVRYAEGVNAVTGAQVGRLRAPEFQLLGVTPDPWRPEDSLAIGRLLAFRLAENQGAELVRHALTAAIGAAAATRLTGAYPDAGPTVLGELAETAVPVEAAPPPSPPPAAPATPSPDSGAVARFTYPPGLEWLDPTAPRGNSNAWVVSGARTATGRPMLANDPHLLIEMPSVWYELHLVAAGLDVQGVSVPGTPFVAIGHNARIAWGFTNSGADVQDLALATFDLAARRVRGAGGWEPVDVETVQIAVKGRSTPEPFEVWRTRGGVVFADESLDWEAPPAWLSPDAPREGQQRAFVLRWAGFDGGYGDAFEALNRASSWVEFQGALDQLSALSQNALYADVDGNIGYMLTGALPRRTAGDGSRPEAGAADWNGTIGGPGVLPRVFNPSRGFLASSNNPVTRAAEPLVTKDWVAPYRAARLTEVLASAARFDVQAASALQADLVSGAANDVLQGVDPALARAAQGDADPRAVAALERLRGWNRKVDGSEESALYEAFEDRLWRRTFSDDLPEPLFRRFYQWAGAERPAGLFTILDDPGARWWDDIGTVDRKETRDDIFLLAAADAAADLAARSSGARGWDRVHAATFAHALSAGGRIAGWFFNRGPVPVPGDGTTVMRISHRRLAGFGAWEHPSWRQILDVGGWDDSKVVLPTGQSGHPMSAHYFDQNPLWLSGQYRPAAYSRAAVNGIATTRQILTP; this comes from the coding sequence GTGAAGCGGGTCGTCGTCGGGATCGTGGTGCTCGCCGTCATCGCCGCCGGAGCCGCCTGGTGGTGGCTGCGCGCCTCCGTGCCTACATATGACGCCGAGTGGCGGCTCGCCGGTCTGGCCGGTCCCGTCGAGGTGCTGTCCGACGCGTACGGCGTGCCGCACGTCTATGCGCGCGACGCCGGCGACGCGTGGCTCGTCGCCGGCGCCTTGCACGCACGCGATCGGCGGTGGCAGATGGAGCTCTACCGTCGCGCCGCGTACGGCCGCCTGTCGGAGATGCTCGGGTCCGCGACGCTCCCGATCGATCGCCGCATGCTCACACTGGGTATCCGCGCGGCGGCGCAGGCCGAGTTCGCGCGTCTCGGATCGGCCGCGAAGTCGGCGCTCGTGCGCTATGCGGAGGGCGTGAACGCGGTGACGGGCGCGCAGGTGGGCCGCCTGCGCGCGCCGGAGTTCCAGCTGCTTGGCGTGACCCCGGACCCGTGGCGCCCCGAAGACTCGCTCGCGATTGGCAGGCTGCTCGCCTTCCGCCTGGCCGAGAACCAGGGCGCGGAGCTCGTGCGCCACGCGCTCACCGCCGCCATCGGCGCCGCCGCCGCGACGCGGCTCACCGGTGCGTACCCCGACGCCGGGCCCACCGTGCTCGGCGAGCTCGCCGAGACCGCCGTGCCCGTCGAGGCCGCGCCGCCTCCCTCGCCGCCCCCGGCCGCTCCTGCCACGCCGTCGCCGGACAGCGGCGCCGTGGCCCGATTCACCTATCCCCCGGGGCTCGAGTGGCTCGATCCCACGGCCCCGCGCGGCAACAGCAACGCGTGGGTCGTGTCAGGCGCGCGCACGGCCACGGGGCGGCCGATGCTCGCCAACGACCCGCACCTCCTCATCGAGATGCCGTCCGTCTGGTACGAGCTGCACCTCGTGGCCGCGGGGCTCGACGTGCAGGGCGTGTCGGTGCCGGGCACGCCCTTCGTCGCAATCGGCCACAACGCCCGGATCGCCTGGGGCTTCACCAACAGCGGCGCCGACGTGCAGGACCTCGCGCTCGCGACCTTCGATCTGGCGGCACGCCGGGTCCGAGGGGCGGGAGGGTGGGAGCCCGTGGACGTCGAGACCGTCCAGATTGCCGTGAAAGGACGGTCGACGCCCGAGCCGTTCGAAGTCTGGCGCACCCGCGGCGGCGTGGTCTTCGCCGACGAGTCGCTGGACTGGGAGGCGCCGCCGGCGTGGCTCTCGCCCGATGCCCCGCGCGAAGGCCAGCAGCGCGCGTTCGTCCTGCGATGGGCGGGTTTCGATGGCGGCTATGGCGATGCGTTCGAGGCCCTGAACCGGGCGTCGAGCTGGGTCGAGTTCCAGGGCGCGCTCGACCAGCTGTCGGCGCTCTCGCAGAACGCGCTGTACGCGGACGTGGATGGCAACATCGGCTACATGCTCACGGGGGCGCTGCCGCGGCGGACCGCCGGCGACGGCAGCCGGCCCGAGGCCGGGGCCGCGGACTGGAACGGCACGATCGGCGGCCCCGGCGTCCTGCCGCGCGTGTTCAACCCGTCGCGAGGCTTCCTTGCGAGCTCGAACAACCCGGTGACCCGCGCCGCCGAGCCGCTCGTCACCAAGGACTGGGTGGCGCCGTACCGCGCCGCCCGTCTCACCGAAGTGCTCGCCTCCGCCGCGAGGTTCGACGTCCAGGCCGCCAGCGCCCTGCAGGCGGATCTGGTCAGCGGCGCTGCGAACGACGTCCTCCAGGGGGTCGACCCCGCGCTCGCCAGGGCCGCCCAGGGCGACGCCGATCCCCGCGCCGTGGCCGCGCTCGAGCGGCTGCGCGGCTGGAATCGGAAGGTGGACGGCAGCGAGGAGTCGGCGCTGTACGAGGCGTTCGAAGATCGCCTGTGGCGCCGGACGTTCTCGGACGACCTCCCCGAGCCGCTCTTCCGGCGGTTCTACCAGTGGGCGGGCGCGGAACGCCCGGCCGGTCTCTTCACGATTCTCGACGACCCCGGTGCGCGGTGGTGGGATGACATCGGCACCGTGGACCGGAAGGAGACGCGCGACGACATCTTCCTGCTGGCGGCGGCCGACGCGGCGGCGGACCTCGCCGCCCGGTCGTCCGGCGCGCGCGGCTGGGACCGCGTGCACGCCGCGACCTTCGCCCACGCGTTGTCGGCCGGCGGGCGGATCGCCGGCTGGTTCTTCAACAGGGGACCGGTGCCCGTCCCGGGCGACGGCACCACGGTGATGCGCATCAGCCATCGACGGCTGGCCGGGTTCGGGGCGTGGGAGCATCCGTCGTGGCGGCAGATCCTCGACGTCGGGGGCTGGGACGACTCCAAGGTGGTGCTCCCGACCGGCCAGTCGGGCCATCCGATGAGCGCCCACTACTTCGACCAGAATCCGCTCTGGCTGTCCGGCCAGTACCGCCCAGCCGCCTACTCGCGGGCCGCCGTGAACGGCATCGCGACCACTCGACAGATCCTGACCCCATAG
- a CDS encoding metalloregulator ArsR/SmtB family transcription factor, with the protein MSRRSYIEAAPPVAVGALAPEPPADAGGARVPEPPADAGGARVPEPPADACDVFHIDPARVARLRRTLIAARSAEALADTFKVLGDPTRVRVLDALSHGELCVCDLAQLVGLSQSATSHQLRLLRAMRLVRSRRAGRMVFYTLDDAHIVTLFRQGLRHVEETTRGQGRRP; encoded by the coding sequence ATGAGCAGGCGTTCATATATCGAGGCCGCCCCGCCCGTGGCCGTCGGCGCGCTGGCGCCGGAACCGCCCGCCGACGCCGGCGGTGCTCGAGTGCCCGAGCCGCCGGCCGACGCCGGCGGTGCTCGAGTGCCCGAGCCGCCGGCCGACGCCTGCGACGTCTTCCACATCGACCCCGCCAGGGTGGCGCGCCTCCGCCGTACGCTCATCGCGGCCCGGTCCGCCGAGGCGCTGGCCGACACCTTCAAGGTGCTCGGTGATCCCACGCGCGTGCGCGTCCTCGACGCGCTCTCCCACGGCGAGCTGTGCGTGTGCGACCTCGCGCAGCTGGTCGGGCTCAGCCAGTCGGCCACCTCCCACCAGCTTCGCCTGTTGCGCGCCATGCGCCTCGTGCGAAGCCGCCGCGCCGGCCGCATGGTGTTCTACACGCTGGACGACGCGCACATCGTGACGCTCTTCCGTCAGGGCCTGCGCCACGTGGAGGAGACCACCCGGGGCCAGGGGCGCCGGCCGTGA
- a CDS encoding cation-translocating P-type ATPase: protein MTTAATPVCTRCAIHAESVFRVAGMDCAEEAAILERRLTPMPGVESLSVDVVGQKMRVAHDAAVVTASAIADAVAQTGMRAWLEHERPVDVPTSGDGLAPVVVAGVAIAAGLALQALAPDPRWGWPAFALAVALAGRQPAAKALGSIRRRSLDIHVLMLVAVVGALSLGDWAEAAAVVWLFAVSQWLEVRTMERARDAIRGVITLAPAEAVVRHGGHDHVTPVDLVAPGTIIAVAPGGKVPLDGVVVAGRSDVNQAPITGESLPVPRTIGDEVFAGTINGQGALDVRVTRAVRDTTLARIVHLVESAQAQRAPAQQLIDRFARWYTPVVVALAAAVFVVPVAFGGGAAATWGYRSLVLLVVACPCALVISTPVSIVAALAVAARHGVLVKGGLHLERLAAIRVVAFDKTGTLTAGTPRVASVQSVGAGPGDDALGAAAAAELRVGHPIARAVVDAVRDRGICVPTAEDVREYPGLGVQARVDGRRVVVGNGAWAIEHGVDPAVVTDAVDEHAGRGETPVFVLVDGAVQLVLGVADRPRAVAADVVRLLRDHGVAHVALLTGDTPGAASALARATGVTDVRAGLLPGDKLRAVRELRDAHGPIAMVGDGVNDAPALAAADVGIAMGAVGSAAAIEAADVALMSDELQKLPYALRLSRAALANVRTNIALSLGLKVAVLVLAVAGWSTLWMAILADTGASVVVVANAMRLLRHQ, encoded by the coding sequence GTGACGACGGCGGCGACGCCCGTCTGCACGCGCTGCGCCATTCACGCCGAGTCGGTGTTCCGCGTGGCGGGCATGGACTGCGCGGAGGAGGCGGCGATCCTCGAGCGGCGCCTCACGCCGATGCCGGGGGTGGAGTCGCTGTCGGTCGACGTGGTGGGGCAGAAGATGCGCGTGGCGCACGACGCCGCCGTGGTCACGGCCTCGGCCATCGCCGACGCCGTGGCGCAGACCGGCATGCGCGCCTGGCTGGAGCACGAGCGGCCGGTGGACGTGCCGACGTCGGGAGACGGCCTCGCCCCTGTCGTCGTCGCCGGCGTGGCCATCGCCGCCGGCCTGGCACTGCAGGCGCTGGCGCCCGACCCGCGGTGGGGCTGGCCGGCGTTCGCGCTGGCGGTCGCGCTCGCCGGCCGGCAGCCGGCGGCCAAGGCGCTCGGCTCGATCCGTCGTCGATCCCTCGACATCCACGTGCTCATGCTCGTCGCCGTGGTCGGCGCACTCTCGCTCGGCGACTGGGCCGAGGCCGCCGCCGTCGTGTGGCTCTTCGCGGTCTCGCAGTGGCTCGAGGTCCGCACGATGGAGCGCGCCCGCGACGCCATCCGCGGTGTCATCACGCTCGCGCCCGCCGAAGCGGTCGTCCGACATGGAGGCCACGATCACGTGACGCCGGTGGACCTCGTGGCGCCGGGCACCATCATCGCGGTGGCGCCGGGAGGGAAGGTGCCCCTCGACGGAGTCGTCGTCGCCGGCCGCTCCGACGTGAACCAGGCGCCGATCACGGGCGAGTCGCTGCCCGTGCCGCGAACCATCGGCGACGAGGTCTTCGCCGGCACGATCAACGGGCAGGGCGCGCTCGACGTGCGCGTCACGCGCGCGGTGCGCGACACGACGCTCGCCCGCATCGTGCACCTCGTCGAGTCGGCGCAGGCCCAGCGCGCGCCGGCGCAGCAGCTCATCGACCGCTTCGCCCGGTGGTACACGCCCGTGGTCGTGGCCCTCGCCGCCGCGGTCTTCGTCGTTCCGGTGGCCTTCGGCGGCGGCGCCGCGGCGACCTGGGGCTACCGATCGCTCGTGCTCCTCGTCGTCGCGTGCCCATGCGCCCTCGTCATCTCGACGCCCGTGTCGATCGTGGCCGCGCTGGCCGTCGCGGCCCGGCACGGCGTCCTCGTGAAGGGCGGCCTCCACCTGGAGCGCCTGGCCGCCATCCGCGTGGTGGCGTTCGACAAGACGGGCACCCTCACCGCTGGAACTCCCCGAGTCGCGTCCGTGCAGTCCGTCGGGGCCGGCCCCGGGGACGACGCGCTCGGCGCCGCCGCGGCGGCCGAGTTGCGCGTCGGCCACCCGATCGCGCGGGCGGTGGTGGACGCCGTGCGCGATCGCGGAATCTGCGTGCCCACCGCCGAGGACGTGCGCGAATACCCCGGCCTGGGCGTCCAGGCCCGCGTGGACGGCCGGCGCGTCGTGGTCGGGAACGGCGCGTGGGCGATCGAGCACGGCGTCGATCCGGCCGTGGTGACAGACGCCGTGGATGAGCATGCCGGGCGCGGCGAGACGCCCGTCTTCGTGCTCGTCGACGGTGCCGTGCAGCTCGTCCTCGGCGTGGCCGATCGTCCGCGGGCCGTCGCCGCCGACGTCGTCAGGCTGCTGCGCGACCATGGCGTGGCGCACGTCGCGCTCCTGACGGGCGACACGCCCGGCGCCGCCTCGGCGCTCGCGCGGGCCACGGGCGTCACCGACGTTCGGGCCGGCCTGCTGCCGGGCGACAAGCTCAGGGCCGTGCGTGAGCTCAGGGACGCCCACGGGCCGATCGCCATGGTCGGCGACGGCGTGAACGACGCCCCGGCGCTCGCGGCCGCCGACGTGGGGATTGCGATGGGCGCCGTCGGCTCAGCGGCGGCGATCGAGGCGGCCGACGTCGCCCTGATGTCGGACGAGCTCCAGAAGCTGCCCTACGCGCTGCGCCTCAGCCGCGCCGCGCTGGCGAACGTCCGGACCAACATCGCGCTGTCGCTGGGCCTGAAGGTGGCCGTGCTCGTGCTGGCGGTGGCCGGCTGGTCGACGCTGTGGATGGCGATCCTGGCCGACACCGGCGCGTCGGTCGTGGTCGTGGCCAACGCGATGCGGCTGCTGCGCCACCAGTGA
- a CDS encoding PilZ domain-containing protein, with protein sequence MIADDSASIRDRFRAALEGAGHRAITVRSAAELFARVRADLARLDLLVIDLRLPHCSGAELIGTVRKLDEGRLPILAFSGTVSSADEVRELAALGVAGYVNEYSAVQHILPSLAPHLFPDNFNRRGSPRVVLGIPAAYHVGATIAAALSLNISRGGIAIRTTSPLEPMTKVRVRFRLPGSKKDFDIDAHVRWSDKRAGMGLQFDRVDPADQAAIDEFVDSHFFQPRRRDEAPAGDTTPQA encoded by the coding sequence GTGATCGCCGACGACAGCGCGTCGATCCGGGATCGGTTCCGTGCGGCGCTGGAAGGCGCCGGACATCGGGCGATCACCGTGCGGAGCGCCGCCGAGCTGTTCGCCCGCGTTCGCGCGGACCTGGCGCGGCTGGACTTGCTGGTGATCGATCTACGGCTCCCCCACTGCTCGGGCGCTGAGCTCATCGGCACGGTCCGCAAGCTCGACGAGGGCCGGTTGCCCATTCTGGCATTCAGCGGCACCGTCTCGAGCGCCGACGAGGTGCGGGAACTGGCCGCCCTGGGCGTGGCGGGCTACGTGAACGAATACAGCGCGGTGCAGCACATCCTGCCGTCGCTCGCGCCGCACCTGTTCCCCGACAACTTCAACCGCCGCGGAAGCCCGCGCGTGGTGCTCGGCATTCCGGCGGCGTATCACGTCGGAGCGACCATCGCGGCCGCACTGTCGCTGAACATCTCGCGTGGGGGCATCGCCATCCGTACGACCAGCCCGCTCGAGCCCATGACCAAGGTGCGCGTGCGCTTCAGGCTCCCCGGGTCGAAGAAGGACTTCGACATCGACGCGCACGTGCGCTGGAGCGACAAGCGGGCGGGAATGGGCCTGCAGTTCGACCGCGTCGATCCCGCGGACCAGGCGGCCATCGACGAGTTCGTGGACTCGCACTTCTTCCAGCCGCGGCGCCGCGACGAGGCCCCGGCCGGGGACACCACGCCGCAGGCTTGA